From a region of the Pseudoclavibacter endophyticus genome:
- a CDS encoding thiamine-binding protein, giving the protein MIVAFSIAPSGGPDGSDSVHEAVAAAVKVVRESGLPNRTSSMFTEIEGEWDEVMGVVKAATDAVGAYGTRVSLVLKADIRPGRTGELDGKLERLERALDEGRGGAE; this is encoded by the coding sequence ATGATCGTCGCATTCTCTATCGCGCCCAGTGGCGGGCCGGACGGGTCCGACTCGGTCCACGAGGCCGTTGCCGCCGCCGTCAAGGTAGTCCGCGAGTCGGGCCTTCCGAATCGAACCTCGTCGATGTTCACCGAGATCGAGGGGGAGTGGGACGAGGTGATGGGCGTCGTCAAGGCGGCCACGGATGCCGTCGGCGCCTACGGGACGCGCGTGTCACTCGTGCTCAAGGCGGACATCCGGCCCGGACGCACGGGTGAGCTGGACGGCAAGCTCGAGCGCCTCGAGCGAGCGCTCGACGAGGGCCGCGGCGGCGCTGAGTAA
- a CDS encoding DUF3145 domain-containing protein — MDAPTARGVLYVHSSPRALCQHVEWGVGRALGRAVHLPWIDQPVIQGSQRAEFVWEGQPGTGATIAAQLRGWVHLRFEVTEEPRADADGGRWLHTPDLGIYYAQTDTSGNTVIPEDRVRYAMEIAGGNASELHRELRLALGQAWDDELEPFRYAGDESPVVWMHRVG; from the coding sequence ATGGATGCACCAACTGCCCGCGGGGTGCTGTACGTGCACTCCTCGCCGCGAGCCCTTTGCCAGCACGTCGAGTGGGGCGTAGGGCGAGCGCTTGGGCGCGCCGTACACCTGCCCTGGATCGATCAGCCGGTCATCCAGGGCTCGCAGCGCGCCGAGTTCGTCTGGGAGGGACAACCCGGCACCGGGGCGACAATCGCTGCGCAGCTTCGTGGCTGGGTGCACCTCCGCTTCGAAGTGACCGAAGAACCTCGCGCTGACGCGGACGGAGGTCGGTGGCTTCACACGCCCGACCTCGGCATCTACTACGCGCAGACCGATACCTCGGGCAACACCGTCATTCCCGAAGACCGGGTTCGCTATGCGATGGAGATCGCGGGCGGCAACGCCTCCGAGCTGCACCGTGAACTTCGCCTGGCCCTGGGCCAGGCATGGGACGACGAGCTTGAGCCGTTCCGGTATGCGGGCGACGAAAGCCCTGTCGTGTGGATGCACCGCGTCGGTTAG
- a CDS encoding beta-ketoacyl-[acyl-carrier-protein] synthase family protein: MTTKIVVTGLGATTPLGGTARETWNALLAGESGARTLEADWVATYELPVTFAASVKVPVSEQLDRVVMKRLDPSSQYALVAGREAFADAGLGDADIDPDRLLVEWATGIGGVWTLLDAWDTLRERGPRRVLPLTVPKLMPNGPAAAIGMELNARAGARTVVSACASSTESLINAVEHLRAGVADVAITGGSEAAIHPLPLAAFASMQALSRRNDDPSHASRPYDVDRDGFVLGEGAGALVLETEEHAKARGARIYAEVLGGAVTADAYHITAPDPAGSGAARAVLDTLERSGVGRDEVRHVNAHATSTPVGDIAEYTALEAVFGDRAREIPVTATKASTGHLLGGAGAIEGMFTVLALAEGVLPPTINIEHQDDAIPLDVVTEPRPFDAKGAVAISNSFGFGGHNAVIAFRGV, from the coding sequence ATGACCACAAAGATCGTTGTGACCGGCCTCGGCGCCACAACCCCGCTCGGCGGCACCGCCCGCGAGACGTGGAATGCGCTGCTCGCCGGAGAGTCGGGCGCCCGCACGCTCGAGGCAGACTGGGTCGCCACCTACGAACTTCCGGTGACCTTCGCTGCCAGCGTCAAGGTGCCGGTCTCCGAACAGCTCGACCGCGTCGTCATGAAGCGGCTCGACCCCTCGAGTCAGTACGCGCTCGTCGCCGGGCGGGAAGCGTTCGCCGACGCGGGCCTGGGCGATGCCGACATCGACCCCGACCGGCTCCTCGTGGAGTGGGCGACCGGTATCGGCGGGGTGTGGACCCTGCTCGACGCCTGGGACACGCTGCGCGAACGCGGCCCGCGACGGGTCCTGCCGCTCACGGTGCCGAAGCTCATGCCGAACGGCCCCGCCGCCGCGATCGGCATGGAGTTGAACGCGCGGGCGGGCGCGCGCACCGTCGTATCGGCGTGCGCGTCCAGCACCGAGTCACTCATCAACGCCGTCGAGCACCTGCGCGCGGGGGTCGCCGACGTCGCGATCACGGGCGGATCGGAGGCTGCGATCCACCCGCTCCCCCTCGCGGCGTTCGCCTCGATGCAGGCCCTGTCGCGTCGCAACGATGACCCCTCCCACGCGTCGCGTCCCTACGACGTCGACCGCGACGGCTTCGTCCTCGGAGAGGGTGCAGGCGCACTCGTGCTGGAGACCGAGGAGCATGCGAAGGCGAGGGGCGCGCGGATCTACGCCGAGGTCCTCGGCGGCGCCGTGACGGCCGACGCATATCACATCACGGCCCCTGACCCCGCGGGTTCGGGCGCCGCACGCGCCGTTCTGGACACCCTTGAGCGCAGTGGCGTGGGGCGCGACGAGGTTCGCCATGTGAACGCGCACGCGACGTCGACCCCGGTCGGGGACATCGCCGAGTACACGGCGCTCGAAGCGGTCTTCGGCGACCGCGCCCGAGAGATCCCCGTGACGGCCACCAAGGCGTCGACGGGCCACCTGCTCGGCGGGGCCGGCGCGATCGAGGGCATGTTCACCGTGCTCGCGCTCGCCGAGGGCGTGCTGCCGCCGACGATCAACATCGAGCATCAGGACGACGCGATTCCGCTCGACGTGGTGACCGAGCCGCGTCCGTTCGACGCCAAGGGCGCCGTCGCCATCTCGAACTCATTCGGATTCGGCGGGCACAACGCCGTCATCGCCTTCCGCGGCGTGTAG
- a CDS encoding acyl carrier protein produces MAVSNEEALAGLAELINEETGIAADTVTPEKSFTDDLDIDSISMMTIVVNAEEKFDVKIPDDEVPNLVTVGDAVNYIAKASAE; encoded by the coding sequence ATGGCAGTTAGCAACGAAGAAGCGCTCGCCGGCCTCGCCGAGCTCATCAACGAGGAGACCGGAATCGCGGCCGACACCGTGACGCCCGAGAAGTCGTTCACGGACGACCTCGACATCGACTCGATTTCGATGATGACGATCGTCGTCAACGCCGAGGAGAAGTTCGACGTCAAGATCCCGGATGACGAGGTCCCCAACCTCGTGACGGTCGGCGACGCCGTCAACTACATCGCCAAGGCCTCGGCCGAATAG
- a CDS encoding beta-ketoacyl-ACP synthase III has protein sequence MTTPTLQVTEGPRFTRIYGIGAARGENAVPNDDLIGPIDSSDEWIRQRTGIVTRARAGDDVNALDLSREASLEAIERSGISPDEIGVVIVATVSNMMQTPSIAARLAHEVGATPAAAFDSNAACAGYCYSVAQADALIRSGVATYALVVGAEKLSDIIDPADRSISFLLGDGAGAVIIGPSDTPGISRSLLGSDGERWQAVSMNATLQEFRRGEVPWPTLRQDGPSVFRWAVWDMAKVARQALDEAGITVEDLAAFVPHQANMRIIDEFAKQLGLPEHVVVGRDIETTGNTSAASIPLATHRLLDEHPELSGGLSLQIGFGAGLVYGAQVVRLP, from the coding sequence ATGACCACTCCCACGCTTCAGGTGACGGAAGGCCCCCGGTTCACGCGCATCTACGGCATCGGGGCCGCCCGAGGCGAGAACGCGGTGCCGAACGACGACCTGATCGGCCCCATCGACTCGTCTGACGAGTGGATCCGGCAGCGGACGGGCATCGTTACCCGCGCCCGCGCCGGCGACGACGTCAACGCGCTCGACCTGTCGCGCGAAGCGTCGCTCGAGGCCATCGAGCGCTCCGGCATTTCGCCCGACGAGATCGGCGTGGTCATCGTTGCGACCGTCAGCAACATGATGCAGACGCCGTCCATCGCGGCCCGGTTGGCGCATGAGGTCGGGGCGACCCCCGCCGCCGCCTTCGATAGCAACGCGGCGTGCGCGGGCTACTGCTACAGCGTCGCACAGGCGGATGCGCTGATTCGCTCGGGCGTCGCCACCTACGCGCTCGTGGTCGGCGCCGAGAAGCTCTCCGACATCATCGACCCGGCCGATCGCAGCATCTCGTTCCTGCTCGGCGACGGGGCCGGTGCCGTCATCATCGGCCCGAGCGACACGCCGGGCATCTCCCGGTCCCTTCTCGGTAGCGACGGCGAGCGTTGGCAGGCGGTGTCGATGAACGCCACGCTGCAGGAATTCCGCCGAGGCGAGGTGCCGTGGCCGACCCTGCGTCAGGACGGGCCCAGCGTCTTCCGCTGGGCGGTGTGGGACATGGCGAAAGTCGCGCGCCAGGCGCTCGACGAAGCCGGGATCACGGTCGAAGACCTCGCGGCCTTCGTCCCGCACCAGGCCAACATGCGCATCATCGACGAGTTCGCGAAGCAGCTCGGACTGCCCGAGCACGTCGTGGTCGGCCGCGACATCGAGACGACCGGCAACACGTCGGCGGCATCGATCCCGCTCGCCACCCACCGGCTGCTCGACGAGCACCCTGAACTCAGCGGCGGCCTGTCGCTGCAGATCGGGTTCGGCGCCGGTCTCGTCTACGGCGCACAGGTCGTGCGCCTGCCCTGA
- a CDS encoding ACP S-malonyltransferase codes for MLVLTCPGQGAQKPGFLAPWLEDAAHRTLLEQLSDAAGVDLVRHGTESDAETIRDTAIAQPLIVAAGILTWNALTSDDDADESGGFAARIGGVAGHSVGEVTAAYCAGIFDAETAIRFVATRAELMAADAATVRTGMSAVLGGDQAEIEATLEGLDLTPANYNGGGQIVAAGLPERLDELASTPPARARVVPLQVAGAFHTPFMATARAALADQRNAFQTGDPVRTIWTNRDGSMVTSGAEFVDAMIEQVARPVRWDACMASFADAGVSGLVEVAPGGTLVGLSKRGLRGTPAVAITTPADLDTARELVAA; via the coding sequence ATGCTTGTGCTCACGTGCCCCGGTCAGGGCGCACAAAAACCCGGTTTCCTCGCGCCCTGGCTCGAGGACGCCGCGCACCGCACGCTGCTCGAACAGCTGAGCGACGCTGCTGGCGTCGACCTCGTGCGCCACGGCACCGAGTCCGACGCCGAGACGATTCGCGACACCGCGATCGCGCAGCCGCTCATCGTCGCCGCCGGCATCCTTACGTGGAACGCTCTCACCTCTGATGACGACGCCGACGAATCGGGCGGCTTCGCCGCGCGCATCGGGGGTGTGGCCGGCCACTCCGTCGGCGAGGTGACGGCCGCCTACTGCGCCGGCATCTTCGACGCCGAGACCGCGATCCGCTTCGTGGCGACCCGCGCCGAGCTCATGGCCGCCGATGCGGCGACCGTGCGCACCGGCATGAGCGCCGTGCTCGGCGGTGACCAGGCGGAGATCGAGGCGACTCTCGAGGGCCTCGACCTCACGCCCGCCAACTACAACGGAGGCGGCCAGATCGTCGCGGCGGGACTCCCAGAGCGGCTCGACGAGCTGGCCAGCACGCCGCCGGCCCGCGCACGGGTCGTTCCGCTGCAGGTCGCTGGCGCCTTCCACACCCCGTTCATGGCGACGGCGCGCGCCGCGCTGGCCGACCAGCGCAATGCCTTCCAGACCGGGGATCCCGTACGCACGATCTGGACGAACCGCGACGGCAGCATGGTCACATCCGGCGCCGAGTTCGTGGATGCCATGATCGAGCAGGTCGCGCGCCCCGTTCGGTGGGACGCGTGCATGGCGTCGTTCGCCGACGCCGGCGTTTCGGGCCTCGTGGAGGTCGCGCCGGGTGGCACGCTCGTCGGGCTCTCGAAACGCGGCTTGCGGGGCACGCCCGCCGTGGCGATCACGACACCCGCCGACCTCGACACCGCCCGCGAACTCGTCGCGGCGTGA
- a CDS encoding PucR family transcriptional regulator, whose product MPHQRTKQQTLAWLRANTGELATSTSKRLQETLPWYSEMPPGRRSAIGLVAQAGITSFVSSLERGDGDVGDRTSPESKPWIARDVFDAAPRELLRSISLQQTLQLIRVVVSVVEERVADGDGEVREAVLRYSRDVAFAAADVYARAAEARGLWDQRLEALVVDSILTGEHDDELPSRIAALGWHGRGEVAVLVGTTPKMLEADQLRRAARHADVDLLIGVQGNRLVLVIGRAHASDEEATTDAGDAGDARNRGPGDAPSAAPHAEADDRGREELPFLDIAKRLEPFFGEGRLVLGPTVPSVVDSSRSARAALAGFAVAGAWRAADRPVPADDLLPERALAGDPLARQTLVARIFRPLADHQSDLLATLWCYLDNGRSLEGTARELFVHPNTVRYRLKRISELIGWDATGAREALILQCALILGQIADPVPAEPRRSQKRAARSPRR is encoded by the coding sequence ATGCCGCACCAACGCACCAAACAACAGACGCTCGCCTGGCTCAGGGCGAACACGGGCGAGCTCGCGACGTCGACGTCGAAACGACTGCAAGAGACGCTTCCCTGGTACAGCGAGATGCCGCCGGGCCGACGCAGCGCGATCGGCCTGGTCGCCCAGGCCGGCATCACCTCGTTCGTGAGCTCGCTCGAGCGGGGCGACGGCGACGTTGGTGATCGAACTTCCCCGGAATCGAAGCCGTGGATCGCGCGCGACGTCTTCGACGCGGCACCGCGCGAGTTGCTCAGGTCGATCAGCCTGCAGCAGACGCTCCAGTTGATCCGCGTCGTCGTGAGCGTGGTCGAGGAGCGTGTTGCGGACGGCGACGGCGAGGTGCGCGAGGCGGTGCTCCGGTACTCCCGGGACGTGGCCTTCGCCGCCGCCGATGTCTACGCTCGCGCCGCTGAGGCCCGTGGGCTCTGGGATCAACGTCTCGAAGCGCTCGTCGTCGACTCGATCCTCACGGGAGAGCACGACGACGAGCTGCCCAGCCGGATCGCCGCGCTCGGTTGGCACGGCCGCGGAGAAGTCGCCGTCCTCGTCGGCACAACACCGAAGATGCTCGAGGCCGACCAGCTGCGCCGCGCGGCCAGGCACGCCGATGTCGACCTGCTCATCGGCGTGCAGGGCAACCGCCTCGTGCTCGTCATCGGCCGCGCCCACGCCTCCGACGAGGAGGCGACGACGGATGCGGGTGACGCCGGCGACGCGCGAAACCGTGGCCCCGGCGACGCGCCGAGCGCCGCTCCGCACGCCGAAGCGGATGATCGGGGTCGCGAGGAGCTGCCGTTCCTCGATATCGCCAAGCGCCTCGAGCCCTTCTTCGGCGAGGGGCGGCTCGTTCTGGGGCCGACCGTGCCGAGTGTCGTCGACTCGTCGCGCAGCGCGCGCGCCGCGCTGGCCGGATTCGCGGTCGCGGGCGCCTGGCGTGCCGCCGATCGTCCAGTGCCGGCCGACGATCTGCTCCCAGAGCGGGCGCTTGCTGGCGATCCGCTGGCGCGGCAGACCCTCGTCGCCCGTATCTTCCGCCCGCTCGCCGACCACCAAAGCGACCTGCTCGCCACGCTATGGTGCTATCTCGACAATGGTCGCTCGCTCGAGGGCACGGCGCGCGAGCTCTTCGTGCACCCGAATACGGTGCGCTACCGCCTCAAACGCATCAGTGAGCTCATCGGCTGGGATGCGACCGGTGCTCGCGAGGCCCTGATCCTGCAGTGCGCGCTCATTCTCGGGCAGATCGCGGACCCGGTTCCGGCCGAACCGAGACGTTCGCAGAAGCGCGCAGCTAGATCCCCTCGCCGTTAG
- the aceE gene encoding pyruvate dehydrogenase (acetyl-transferring), homodimeric type, with product MAVHDQDPYSEHYVDSDPQETQEWRESLDAVIDERGRQRGRDVMLSLLKRAKERHLGVPMVPVTDYVNTIAPEDEADFPGDEQIERRYRRWIRWNAAMTVQRAQRPDISVGGHISSYASQASLYEVGLNHFFRGYDHPSGPDQVFFQGHASPGNYARAYLQGQLTAEELDGFRQQKSKAPNGLPSYPHPRQLQEFWQFPTVSMGLGPINAIWQANFNKYLANRGIKETADSHVWAYLGDGEMDEVESRGQLQFAANNNLDNLTFVVNCNLQRLDGPVRGNGKIIQELESFFRGAGWHVIKVVWGREWDDLLARDESGALLNLMNETPDGDFQTYKAESGGFVREHFFGRDERALKLVEDYTDEQIWGLKRGGHDYSKVYAAYQAALEHKGQPTVILAKTVKGYGLGTHFEGRNATHQMKKLTFEDLKTFRDEMQVPITDARLEGVYDAPYYHPGEDDEAIEYMQERRRALGGFVPERRSKYTQLDLPEDKAFAATTKGSGSQEVATTMGFVRLLKDLMRAGEFGKRIVPIIPDEARTFGVDAFFPTSKIYNPNGQHYMSVDRELLLAYRESEQGVIQHVGINEAGAMAAFTAAGTSYSSHGEIIVPIYMYYSMFGFQRTADAMWAAADQLARGFLIGATAGRTTLAGEGLQHMDGHSHVIANTNPAVVSYDPAYVYEIGHIIRAGIERMYGGQHPDPDVMYYLTMYNEPMVQPSEPENLDIDGLLKGMYYLRGTDQEGPRVQLLASGVAVPWALHAQEILAEDWGVAAEVWSVTSWSELRRDGLAAEEHTWSKPSEEPRVPYLTDKLSGSGGGPFIGVSDYSHSLPDMIRPFVPGDYATLGADAFGISDTRPAARRFYLIDSHSIVVRALERLAVKGEVDRAVVQQAIDRYDLHNPKSGVSGTAGGDS from the coding sequence ATGGCCGTTCACGACCAGGACCCATACTCCGAGCACTACGTCGATTCCGACCCGCAGGAGACGCAGGAGTGGCGCGAGTCGCTTGACGCGGTGATCGACGAGCGGGGTCGCCAGCGCGGTCGCGACGTGATGCTGTCGCTCTTGAAGCGCGCGAAAGAACGTCACCTGGGCGTGCCGATGGTTCCCGTCACCGACTACGTGAACACGATCGCCCCCGAGGACGAGGCCGACTTCCCGGGCGACGAGCAGATCGAGCGCCGCTACCGACGCTGGATCCGCTGGAACGCCGCCATGACGGTGCAGCGCGCGCAGCGTCCCGACATCTCGGTTGGCGGCCATATCTCGTCGTACGCGTCGCAGGCGAGCCTCTACGAGGTCGGTCTCAACCACTTCTTCCGCGGGTACGACCACCCGAGCGGTCCCGATCAGGTGTTCTTCCAGGGGCACGCATCACCCGGCAACTACGCCCGTGCGTACCTCCAGGGACAGCTCACGGCCGAAGAGCTGGATGGATTCCGACAGCAGAAGTCGAAGGCCCCGAACGGCCTCCCCTCGTACCCGCACCCGCGCCAGTTGCAGGAGTTCTGGCAGTTCCCCACCGTTTCTATGGGGCTCGGGCCGATCAATGCGATCTGGCAGGCCAACTTCAACAAGTACCTCGCCAATCGCGGCATCAAGGAAACCGCCGACTCGCACGTGTGGGCCTATCTCGGCGACGGAGAGATGGACGAGGTGGAGTCGCGCGGGCAGTTGCAGTTCGCGGCGAACAACAACCTCGACAACTTGACGTTCGTCGTCAACTGCAACCTGCAGCGGCTCGACGGGCCGGTGCGCGGCAACGGCAAGATCATCCAGGAGCTGGAGAGCTTCTTCCGCGGCGCGGGCTGGCACGTCATCAAGGTCGTGTGGGGCCGTGAGTGGGACGACCTGCTCGCCCGCGACGAGTCAGGCGCCCTGCTCAACCTCATGAACGAGACGCCGGACGGCGATTTCCAGACCTACAAGGCCGAGTCGGGCGGCTTCGTGCGCGAGCACTTCTTCGGTCGTGACGAGCGGGCCCTCAAGTTGGTCGAGGACTACACGGACGAGCAGATCTGGGGCCTCAAGCGCGGCGGCCACGACTACTCGAAGGTGTACGCCGCCTACCAGGCCGCACTCGAGCACAAGGGCCAGCCCACCGTCATCCTCGCCAAGACGGTGAAGGGCTACGGGCTCGGCACCCACTTCGAGGGCCGGAACGCGACCCACCAGATGAAGAAGCTGACCTTCGAGGATCTGAAGACGTTCCGCGACGAGATGCAGGTGCCCATCACCGACGCACGGCTCGAGGGCGTGTACGACGCGCCGTACTATCACCCGGGCGAGGACGACGAGGCGATCGAGTACATGCAGGAGCGCCGCCGGGCGCTCGGCGGTTTCGTTCCGGAACGCCGCTCGAAGTACACGCAGCTCGACCTGCCTGAGGACAAGGCGTTCGCTGCGACGACGAAGGGGTCGGGCTCGCAGGAGGTCGCGACCACCATGGGCTTCGTGCGCCTGCTGAAGGACCTCATGCGCGCCGGCGAGTTTGGCAAGCGAATCGTGCCCATCATCCCCGACGAAGCCCGCACGTTCGGCGTCGACGCGTTCTTCCCGACCTCGAAGATCTACAACCCCAACGGCCAGCACTACATGTCGGTCGACCGCGAACTGCTCCTGGCCTATCGCGAGAGCGAGCAGGGCGTCATCCAGCACGTGGGCATCAACGAGGCCGGCGCGATGGCCGCCTTCACGGCGGCCGGCACCTCGTACTCGTCGCACGGCGAGATCATCGTGCCGATCTACATGTACTACTCGATGTTCGGCTTCCAGCGCACGGCCGACGCGATGTGGGCAGCCGCCGACCAGCTCGCTCGAGGGTTCCTCATCGGCGCGACCGCCGGCCGCACCACGCTCGCGGGCGAGGGGCTGCAGCACATGGACGGCCACTCGCACGTCATCGCGAACACGAATCCGGCCGTCGTCTCGTACGACCCGGCCTACGTGTACGAGATCGGCCACATCATCCGCGCCGGTATCGAGCGCATGTACGGCGGGCAGCACCCCGACCCCGACGTCATGTACTACCTCACCATGTACAACGAGCCCATGGTGCAGCCGTCCGAGCCCGAGAACCTCGACATCGACGGTCTGCTCAAGGGAATGTACTACCTGCGCGGCACCGACCAGGAGGGCCCGCGCGTGCAGTTGCTCGCCTCCGGTGTGGCCGTTCCCTGGGCGCTGCACGCGCAGGAGATCCTTGCGGAGGACTGGGGCGTCGCCGCAGAGGTGTGGTCGGTGACGAGCTGGAGCGAGCTCCGCCGCGACGGCCTCGCCGCCGAGGAGCACACCTGGTCGAAGCCGTCGGAAGAGCCGCGGGTCCCCTACCTGACCGACAAGCTGTCGGGCTCCGGAGGCGGGCCGTTCATCGGCGTGAGCGACTACTCGCACTCGCTCCCCGACATGATCCGTCCCTTCGTGCCCGGCGACTACGCAACGCTCGGGGCCGACGCCTTCGGCATCTCCGACACCCGGCCCGCCGCTCGCCGCTTCTACCTCATCGACAGCCATTCGATCGTCGTGCGGGCGCTCGAGCGTCTCGCGGTCAAGGGCGAGGTCGACCGCGCCGTCGTGCAGCAGGCCATCGACCGCTATGACCTTCACAACCCGAAGTCTGGCGTGAGCGGCACGGCCGGGGGCGACTCGTAG
- a CDS encoding response regulator has product MNTMSGEYESITVLLVDDEPLLRRSLRIAIDHEPGLTVIGDAGTGTEAVSLTFDLRPDVVLMDIRMPDGNGIDATRQITADCTDGAPKVIILTMFELDEYVFEALSAGASAFLLKDATPGQLVDAVRKVHAGESLFAPTVLDRLIRHYVDNPTSGRPHSARPTSPGVQYLTNRELEVLTLIAKGLSNDEIAHRLSVSPHTVKAHVGSLRSKLHARDRAQLVIAAYEARINCPTPGPD; this is encoded by the coding sequence ATGAACACCATGTCAGGAGAATACGAGAGCATCACCGTGCTCCTCGTAGACGATGAACCGCTGCTCCGCCGGAGCCTGCGCATCGCGATCGACCACGAACCGGGCCTGACGGTCATCGGCGACGCCGGCACCGGAACCGAAGCCGTGAGCCTGACGTTCGACCTCCGGCCCGACGTGGTGCTCATGGATATCCGGATGCCCGATGGGAACGGAATCGATGCCACACGGCAGATCACAGCCGATTGCACGGATGGTGCGCCGAAGGTGATCATCCTCACCATGTTCGAACTCGACGAGTACGTGTTCGAGGCCCTCTCAGCGGGAGCCAGCGCGTTCCTCCTCAAAGACGCCACCCCGGGGCAACTCGTCGACGCGGTGCGCAAGGTGCATGCAGGCGAATCCCTTTTCGCGCCAACCGTGCTTGACCGGCTCATCCGCCACTACGTGGACAATCCCACGTCAGGACGCCCGCACTCGGCCCGACCGACAAGCCCGGGGGTCCAGTACCTCACGAATCGCGAACTGGAGGTCTTGACGCTCATCGCGAAGGGCTTGTCGAACGACGAGATCGCGCATCGCCTCTCAGTCAGCCCCCACACCGTCAAGGCCCATGTCGGCAGCCTCCGATCAAAGCTCCATGCTCGCGACCGAGCGCAACTCGTCATCGCAGCGTACGAAGCCAGGATCAACTGCCCCACCCCGGGCCCCGATTGA
- a CDS encoding sensor histidine kinase: MEAVSTSNAHRPSWIPWMWPAAFLALSVLVFAVLSWEAGPAVIWVTFVDLSLMVAIIIWTIRYTRRQRRRYERRLEEWARTDAVLHERLRIARDLHDLASHGLGLMTVRAATAKLSDTGEQQQALDDIESVGRRAIAQLRQLLTLLRDPQGSTTEVSAPLRPLGTLAQLPEIVAQAQQAGIRIGAASLDISDETRAQLPAELQVTICAIVREALANIARHAGPTSAAIDVSATASRLRIDILDAGPAPGWNAVPGTGHGIIGLRERVALHDGTLVTGPFESGFRVLASLPTDGGSTP; this comes from the coding sequence GTGGAAGCAGTCAGCACCAGCAACGCGCACCGTCCGAGCTGGATCCCGTGGATGTGGCCTGCGGCGTTCCTCGCGCTCAGCGTCCTGGTCTTCGCTGTGCTGTCGTGGGAAGCGGGACCAGCCGTGATCTGGGTCACGTTCGTCGATCTCTCGCTGATGGTCGCGATCATCATATGGACGATCAGATACACCCGACGCCAGCGCCGCCGCTACGAAAGGCGACTCGAGGAATGGGCGCGAACCGACGCCGTGCTCCACGAACGGCTCCGCATCGCCAGAGATCTGCACGACCTGGCCTCCCACGGCCTCGGATTGATGACGGTGCGCGCAGCGACGGCGAAACTCTCCGATACCGGCGAGCAGCAGCAGGCGCTCGATGACATCGAGAGCGTCGGCCGGCGCGCGATCGCGCAGCTGCGGCAGCTCTTGACGCTCCTGCGCGATCCCCAGGGCAGCACCACCGAGGTCTCCGCACCGCTTCGCCCGCTCGGCACGCTGGCACAACTGCCCGAGATCGTCGCGCAGGCGCAGCAGGCTGGCATTCGGATCGGCGCAGCATCACTCGACATCAGCGACGAGACGAGGGCGCAGTTGCCGGCGGAACTGCAGGTCACGATCTGTGCGATCGTGCGTGAAGCGCTCGCGAACATCGCGCGTCACGCCGGCCCGACCAGCGCAGCTATCGACGTCTCCGCGACCGCCTCCAGACTGCGCATCGACATCCTGGACGCGGGACCAGCCCCGGGCTGGAATGCCGTGCCGGGCACCGGACACGGGATCATCGGGCTGCGCGAGAGAGTCGCCCTCCACGACGGCACGCTCGTGACCGGACCGTTCGAAAGCGGCTTCCGGGTCTTGGCCTCACTGCCCACCGACGGAGGGAGTACTCCGTGA
- a CDS encoding ABC transporter ATP-binding protein, with protein sequence MLTFSDLTKRRGSRDILSHIGFEAKPGRVTGFLGPNGAGKSSTLRILLGLDRATSGTALIDGRPFASLRDPMRKVGAVLDGSGAHRSRTGRAHLRWVARAAGIGNDRVERMLEQVGIADAAGKRVSTYSLGMGRRLGLAAALIADPEALVLDEPVNGLDPEGIRWIRLFLREQAEQGRTVLLSSHLMGELAETVDDVVVISRGEIVADGTLTEVTSGYATLEDAFFTLTGDRGVR encoded by the coding sequence ATGCTCACCTTCAGCGATCTTACGAAACGTCGCGGTTCCCGCGACATCCTGTCTCATATCGGTTTCGAGGCCAAGCCCGGCCGGGTGACGGGCTTCCTCGGCCCGAACGGCGCGGGGAAATCCTCGACGCTGCGGATCCTCCTGGGTCTGGATCGTGCGACCTCCGGCACCGCGCTGATCGATGGACGGCCGTTCGCGTCGCTGCGGGATCCGATGCGGAAGGTTGGTGCGGTGCTGGACGGCTCCGGTGCGCATCGCTCCCGGACCGGGCGTGCGCATCTACGCTGGGTCGCGCGTGCCGCGGGCATCGGCAACGACCGGGTCGAGCGGATGCTGGAGCAGGTGGGCATCGCGGATGCGGCGGGCAAGCGGGTCAGCACGTACTCGCTGGGTATGGGCCGCCGCCTCGGTCTCGCCGCCGCGCTGATCGCCGATCCCGAGGCGCTGGTGCTCGATGAGCCGGTGAACGGTCTCGATCCCGAGGGCATCCGGTGGATCCGCCTCTTCCTGCGCGAGCAGGCCGAGCAGGGCAGGACCGTGCTGCTGTCCTCGCATCTGATGGGAGAGCTGGCCGAGACCGTCGACGATGTGGTCGTGATCAGCAGGGGCGAGATCGTCGCCGACGGCACTCTCACCGAGGTCACGAGCGGATACGCCACGCTTGAGGACGCGTTCTTCACGCTGACCGGGGATCGAGGCGTACGATGA